GCTCCTAATCCCCGTAGCCAGCATGTAGTTCAAACggatgagaaaaaaagaacatacaTGTGCTGCCCAAAAATAAGCACGCCAAGATTTTCGCGGCAAGCCACGCTTCAAGGTGGCCAAACATGGTGCCCAGCAAGAATTGCCCCTGTTCTCTTTGAGCTCTTTGCTGGCAGCTATCCACATTGGCATCCCGAATTCACCTCATGTAACCTTGGATATCGTAGTCTAGAACAAGGCCGTCTTTCTCACGTTGCTCTGCGTTCATCACCAACCCCCCATCAGGTAAACGGCTCTGAACCTGCAATTCTTCTCTCTGCGAGGGATGAGAtaatgagatttttttttcgcgAGGGATGAGAATTGATTCAGGTACTTATTGCTATTGGTTGCATGTCTTCTGCGTGTTGTGTAGCTGTTGTGTCTCCATCTGCTCTTTTAGATTTCAGCAAGGAGCCTGGCAAATAAGGCCATAAGGGGGGCAGGTTGCGGTTTATTTGGttttctgttgttttctaTCATTCTATGTCTAACTCAGTTTGCTATGCGGCTTCACATGAAATTTCTAATGCAGGATCTAGTGGTCCGGATTCAAAGGGAACGCGGAATTGACATAAATTTTCGCTGCATTGAACATAAGGGAGCAGTCGATGGCAAATATTAGCGAtccaaagaaagaaatgacAACTGGTGCTCTCCTTGTCTTTCCTTCCCTCTTTCTCAAACTTACCTGAAATCCTGAAGGACCTGAGCAATGAGCATAATTCAACGCAGATGACATTAAAATTGACGATGAAGTGCAGACAGCATCGGCCTCATCTTCGTGGTCTATTTTTAATTGGACAAACAAAGCAGGTAGGGGGCAACGGTTTCTTGCATACAGTTGGAAGGATACACCTAGTCCCTTTCTGACGTATAATGTAGACTACAATTATGGATAGCAGAGGTGGAGGGATCAAATGATGTTCAGaaaccaagaaaaagaagcaccCAAGAGATCCTCACCATACGGGGTATAAACTGTATCCACTACTGCATCTTTCTTTGTATTGCTTGGCTTTTGTTGATTTAGCTAACTCAAATAACGCTGCAGgatgctgccgcggcagcagctCAGGCAAAAGATAAGCTTATGGAGCGGCAGGAAAAACTTGCGGTAAGATAGTTGACTGTGCCTTCTGTCCATGGACGCGAACAATCTAGTAATTGTTTGAACCATAAGTCGTGACACCGAtaatctttctttctttaccAGAGGATAGCCCAAGAATCTGCAGAGCTTCAGAGCGAGTCGGAAAATTTTGCTTCCCTCGCTCAGCAGATAACAAAGTCCATGGAGAGCAAGATGTGGTGGAGACCATGATATTTGGCACATATTTGCTGCTTACCGCACTAATCGTATACATACATTTAGCTGTGGTGCTTACCATGCATGCTGTGTGCTAACTGCCCATCTTGAAGACTAAAATGTATGGAAGATTTAGGTTTCTATCGATCTACACCGGCTAAAATGAAACCAAGACGTTGCCTTGTGAAGTGTTTGTCTATTAAATGGTCTGTCTCCATGGTTGGGAGTGTGACCTGACATATGCTTCGACTTGTCAGTCCTGTGCTTGGTTTTCATGGTTGATGCAGTTAATTAACCGTGTCTCACGGTCTCACCTGCCGAAGCTAGGCTCCGAATAGGACACGATATGGAACTGCATACTTGCGGACTGAATATATGGCACCAAGAGAGGACACGGGTTAGCATATACAGCCATCGGTTACTTATCCAATTTAGATGCCGGCCCGTTGATGGGGTCTTTTTGCACTAATTACTGGAATAGGTGAAAACCATGTTACGGTGAAAACTTCTTCAAAACCATGTTTAGAGTTTGGGGGAATGATGTGGTAGCAACATACAAAATGTCACGTTCAAACTCATAATTTTTAAAGTTGCTCTTGTGTGTTTTTGAGCAGCTGTCGGGGCTTaagattaattttcataaaagcgaattattttgttttggccAAGCGAAGGAGTGTGAGGACCGGTATACTCAATTATTTGGATGCGGGGTGGGTTCATTTCCGTTTCGTTATCTAGGAATTCTGATCCATTACCGTAAGTTGATGAATAAAGAATGGAGAGGTGTCGAGGATCGTTTTGAGAAGAAACTGATCTGTTGGAAAGGAAAGCTTTTGTCTAGTGGTGGCCGTCTTACGCTTATTACTTCGGTCTTAACTAATTTGCCTATGTTTATGATGTCCTTCTTTGAAATTCGAAAAGGGGTCGGTAAAAGATTGGATTTCTATCGGTCGAGATTCTTTTGGCAATGCgatgaacaaaaaagaaaatacagatTGGCTAAGTGGGATATCCTATGCCGGCCTCGTGATCAAGGAGGTTTAGGGATTGAGAATTTcgaaattaaaaatatttgtttgctGAGTAAGTGGCTATTTAAGATTCTTTCGGGTGAGGGGTTGTGGGTGGAGTTATTGCAGAATAAATATCTCTACGCAATCTCTTTGTCCCAAGTTCGAATGAGGGCTTTTGATTCACCCTTTTGGAAGGGATTACTGTTTATTCGTCAGTTTTTCTTTCCGCATATTTCTTTTTCGGTTAATTGTGGAGCCGATGTTTGTTTTTGGGAAGACACATGGATTGGTGACTCTCCTTTTAGACGGCAGTTTCCATCTCTTTATAGGATTGCTCTTAACCATAAGGCTTCGGTTGCTGAAGTGTTGGGGGCGGATCCTCCTAATATTGCATTTCGTAAAGCAATTGTTGGGGATCGTCTGGTAGCTTGGTTGGAGTTGTGTCATAAGCTCGAGTCTGTCAATCTTGTGGATCAAGCGGATTCCTTTAACTGGAGACTGAATTCTTCTGGGTCATATTCGGTGAAGTCGTTGTACAACTCGCTTATTGATAATGATTGCCAATTTCGACATAAGGTTATTTAGAAATTTAAAGTTCctcttaaaataaaaaaaattgcttgGTACTTATGTCGGGGGGTGGTGCTTACTAAGGATAATTTGGCGAAAAAGAATTGGGGTGATAGCAAGAAGTGTGTTTTCTGTTATCAAGATGAGACCattcaacatcttttttttcaatgTCCGATGGCGTGTTTGGTGTGGCGCACCGTCTTTGTGACATTTAATTTACCGCCGCCATCTTGTGTTACTAATATGTTTGGGCGGTGGCTTAGGGGtgttgagaaaaaaattgcCCCGCTCATCCTTGTAGGGACTTGTGCGATATGTTGGTCTATATGGAATTGCAGAAatgatttggtttttcatAACAAGAGAGTGGCTAACTTCTTACAGGTCGTTCTTCGGGCGTCCCATTGGCTCCGTATGTGGTCCCTACTGTTTCGGACGGAGGGTCAGGGATGTATGGTTTCTGGGTGCAACCGTTTGGAGATGGTCGCACGGGAGTTATTCAGTCGGTTTGGATGGCGCACAGGTCTTAGGCTGGaaggattttgatgttttcCTTTCACTCTATGTAATTTTCCTTTGGTAACCGGCTACTTGTACTTTAGATGATTTTGGATGTTGGATgattttaataatatatgactgtgtgcatcgatcgatgcagaggccgggggcattcctccttttcgaaaaaaaaaacctcatATTCATGTAAGAGGTatttaaaaacaaattcaacaACAAACAGTAGcataaaaacaaattcagcagCCAATTTAACAGCGTTTGCTAACTACTATTCACTGCCGAATTTGGCTTCTTTCACACCTCCCAATTGAATGCGAGTGAATTTTACATTTTACATGTTACTtctactttctttttttgcgaaaaatGTTACTTCTACTTAGTCTTAAAAAAACTTTAAAACGTGTTTTTTGCGTGGCTTTTCGCCTGTTTCATTGGATTTTCTCTCCTTTGAACTTGCTCGATGGCCTCTGTTTAGTTCCTTGCTGTGTCGATAAGCTACTCTGTTTACTGATGAAGCCAGGGGGAGGGGGGCAAAGGCAAAAAGAACTGGGGATGGATGTATGGTGTGGGTGGGTGCTGGCGCGAGGACCTCGTGTCCTCCTGCCGTCCACGCACGTCCGAGGTTTCGAGCAATTACGGCTTTTTTATAGTCCGCGTTTAGTGGATCCAAGATCGATCTTCCCCTGTTCAGGGGGTCCCCATCCGAGACCAACACGGCAACACGGACAGTAGTGCGAGGTGACTGCTGAGGCTACCGCCCCAACTAATCCATCCCATCTCCGTCCATGAAAGCTTCTTAAAGAAAATCTCCGTCCATGAAACTTTCTTAAAGAAAATCTCCGTCCAtgaaaaaacagagaaaaatGTCAGCGACTGATGTAGCCTGCAGAATTGACTGATTGACTCCTAGAGTACTAGTTCACTCATCTCCGAGCTTTGAACGAACGGTAACACCTTTCGGAGCCGTCCCACACACGGTCGGTCCTGTTCCGAAACCCGGCGCCGTCGATGCTACGGAGTACATCCACAAAATCAGGATCTCGCGCGCGAGTCGCGTGGTCGCCTGGTCGGTAACATGGCGCCCGCACGTTGGGGCGTATGGTTACTAGTACTTGCTGTACACATTGTGTATGGTTCGCCCTATGCGTGCAGAAAAAGCTGGCTCAGCTCGAGATTGACTCTAAAATAAATGAAGTGAGTGTGTGCTCGTTTTGATAGTTGTGTAAGTGAGTGAGTCGAGTCAAAGCTAGCTCGCTCGATTTTGGGTCAGCatcccccccacacacacaccccaCACCCCCCAGAAAAACATGATAAGATGTTAACTTTTTTAGAATGAAATAATGTTACTTTTTA
This is a stretch of genomic DNA from Brachypodium distachyon strain Bd21 chromosome 1, Brachypodium_distachyon_v3.0, whole genome shotgun sequence. It encodes these proteins:
- the LOC100842006 gene encoding uncharacterized protein LOC100842006; protein product: MMFRNQEKEAPKRSSPYGDAAAAAAQAKDKLMERQEKLARIAQESAELQSESENFASLAQQITKSMESKMWWRP